A DNA window from Bradyrhizobium sp. CCBAU 53421 contains the following coding sequences:
- a CDS encoding Hsp20 family protein encodes MTTLDLAPLWRSSIGFDRLFDLLEDNSGRWTGGDNYPPYDIERVGEDHYQISLALAGFTPDEVSITAEQNTLTVEGRKAEKGSHQYLYQGISSRPFRRTFSLAEYVQVKGALFENGMLKIDLVREVPEAMKPRQIAIGTRDDHQQGENKQAA; translated from the coding sequence ATGACCACGCTTGATCTTGCTCCCTTGTGGCGATCGTCGATCGGGTTCGATCGTCTGTTCGACCTTCTCGAGGACAACTCCGGCCGATGGACCGGCGGGGACAATTACCCGCCCTACGACATCGAACGTGTCGGTGAGGACCACTACCAAATCTCGCTGGCTCTTGCCGGCTTCACGCCTGACGAGGTCTCCATCACGGCCGAGCAGAACACGCTGACCGTCGAGGGTCGCAAGGCCGAAAAGGGCAGCCATCAATATCTCTATCAAGGCATCTCTTCGCGCCCGTTCCGACGGACCTTCAGTCTGGCCGAGTACGTGCAAGTGAAGGGCGCCTTGTTCGAGAATGGCATGCTCAAGATCGATCTGGTTCGGGAGGTTCCCGAGGCGATGAAGCCGCGCCAGATTGCGATCGGCACACGTGATGATCACCAGCAAGGTGAGAACAAGCAGGCGGCATAA
- a CDS encoding Hsp20/alpha crystallin family protein: MAITDLIPWGRGGDLTTRRSENYNPVLTLHREMNRLFDDVFRGFDVVPFGGRFLEQSMNWPSIEVNDSDKDVKVTAELPGLDEKDVQIELANGVLSIKGEKKTETEDKDRRFSERYYGRFERRIPIEDVDQDKISAAFKNGVLTVTMPKLPQAESKVKRIAINSK, encoded by the coding sequence ATGGCTATCACTGATCTGATCCCCTGGGGCCGCGGTGGTGATCTGACCACCCGTCGCTCCGAAAACTACAATCCGGTTCTAACCCTGCACCGGGAGATGAACCGGCTATTCGATGATGTCTTCCGCGGCTTCGATGTCGTGCCATTTGGCGGCCGCTTTCTCGAGCAGTCGATGAATTGGCCGAGCATCGAGGTCAACGACAGTGACAAGGACGTGAAAGTCACGGCGGAGTTGCCAGGTCTCGACGAGAAAGACGTTCAGATCGAACTCGCCAATGGCGTTCTCTCGATCAAGGGAGAGAAGAAGACTGAGACGGAAGACAAGGATCGCCGGTTCAGCGAGCGGTACTACGGCAGATTTGAACGGCGCATCCCGATCGAAGACGTGGACCAGGACAAGATCTCTGCTGCGTTCAAGAACGGAGTTCTGACTGTCACCATGCCAAAGCTGCCGCAAGCAGAATCCAAGGTGAAGCGTATTGCGATCAACTCGAAATGA
- a CDS encoding response regulator: protein MDDDASVLETTRNMLDDLGYRPIAADNLDAALSTLSHQAIDVAIIDLAMPGVSGLNVGLELQRQQPCLPIVCCSGYPDLIEKTSKHMNGSLLLSKPCFSQSARTQSIPVRTIARASSSSLIAWRSERRAALLSPFAQATFSSSMC, encoded by the coding sequence GTGGACGACGACGCGAGCGTGCTCGAAACGACACGGAACATGCTTGACGATCTCGGATACCGCCCGATCGCAGCTGACAATCTGGATGCCGCGCTGTCGACCCTTTCTCATCAAGCGATCGATGTGGCGATTATTGATCTGGCGATGCCCGGCGTTTCTGGACTCAACGTCGGACTTGAGCTTCAACGGCAGCAGCCGTGCTTGCCGATCGTGTGCTGCAGCGGCTATCCAGACCTCATCGAAAAGACTAGCAAACACATGAACGGCAGTCTGCTCCTCAGCAAGCCGTGTTTCTCCCAGTCCGCGCGGACTCAATCAATACCGGTCCGCACCATAGCGCGCGCCAGCTCGAGCTCGCTGATAGCTTGGCGCAGCGAGCGGCGGGCCGCGCTCTTATCTCCATTCGCACAGGCGACTTTCAGTTCCTCGATGTGTTGA
- the greA gene encoding transcription elongation factor GreA — protein MMPTLPMTAAGHAALNDELADRTRIKRPHLAERIQQAIADEPNLIENSEYQAALGEQRLNEARIAELESKLARAEIIDVSKLSGETIKFGATVTLTDQDTGEERICQIVGEPEADPAKGKISFSSPLARALIGRFKGSVVAVQTPGGGKSYKVEQVRWLP, from the coding sequence TTGATGCCAACCCTCCCCATGACTGCGGCCGGTCATGCCGCCCTTAACGACGAACTGGCCGACCGCACTAGAATCAAGCGGCCTCATCTTGCCGAGCGCATTCAGCAAGCGATTGCCGACGAGCCCAACCTTATTGAGAATTCGGAATATCAGGCTGCGTTGGGCGAGCAAAGGCTCAACGAAGCTCGCATAGCCGAGTTAGAAAGCAAGCTTGCACGTGCAGAAATCATTGATGTGTCAAAGCTCTCCGGCGAGACCATCAAATTCGGCGCGACGGTCACGCTGACGGACCAGGATACGGGCGAGGAGCGAATTTGCCAAATCGTTGGCGAGCCGGAAGCCGACCCTGCAAAAGGCAAGATCTCGTTCAGTTCCCCGCTCGCACGGGCGTTGATAGGCAGGTTCAAAGGCTCCGTCGTAGCTGTCCAGACCCCAGGCGGCGGCAAGAGTTACAAAGTTGAGCAAGTTAGATGGCTGCCCTAA
- a CDS encoding Hsp20 family protein yields the protein MRTLDFTPLWRTSVGFDHLVGLIDGMSRRPNEDSYPPYNIERSGEDHYRITLALAGFGASDISVTAEQNALTIEGKKSDGAARRYLYQGIPARPFRKVFSLAEYVQVKQASFRDGLLTIDLVREIPEAMKPRKIQIGATAASSQIERKKAA from the coding sequence ATGAGGACACTTGATTTTACGCCACTGTGGCGCACCAGCGTCGGCTTCGATCACTTGGTTGGCCTCATCGACGGCATGTCGCGCCGGCCGAATGAGGACAGCTATCCGCCATACAATATCGAGCGGTCCGGTGAGGATCACTATCGAATCACGCTGGCCCTAGCAGGTTTCGGCGCTAGTGACATCTCCGTGACGGCCGAACAGAATGCTCTCACGATCGAAGGCAAGAAGTCCGACGGGGCTGCGCGCCGGTATCTCTACCAAGGTATTCCGGCGCGACCGTTCCGGAAAGTCTTTAGTCTGGCCGAGTACGTCCAGGTCAAGCAGGCATCCTTCCGGGACGGTCTCTTGACCATTGATCTCGTTCGAGAGATTCCGGAGGCGATGAAGCCGCGCAAGATCCAGATCGGTGCAACGGCTGCTTCGTCGCAAATTGAGCGGAAGAAGGCAGCTTAG
- the groL gene encoding chaperonin GroEL (60 kDa chaperone family; promotes refolding of misfolded polypeptides especially under stressful conditions; forms two stacked rings of heptamers to form a barrel-shaped 14mer; ends can be capped by GroES; misfolded proteins enter the barrel where they are refolded when GroES binds) — MAAKDVKFATEARERMLRGVDTLANAVKVTLGPKGRNVVIEKSFGAPRITKDGVTVAKEIELEDKFENMGAQMVREVASKTSDAAGDGTTTATVLAQAIFKEGSKSVAAGMNPMDLKRGIDLAVEAIVTDLKSHAKKITANDEIAQVGTISANGDTEIGRFLADAMNKVGNEGVITVEEAKSLHTELEVVEGMQFDRGYISPYFVTNPEKMRVELEDPYVLIHEKKLSGLQTMLPLLEQVVQSGKPLLIIAEDIEGEALATLVVNRLRGGLKVAAVKAPGFGDRRKAMLEDIAILTGGNVISEDLGIKLENVTVKMLGRAKKVVIDKDNTTIVEGAGAKKDIEARAQQIRLQIEETTSDYDREKLQERLAKLAGGVAVIRVGGATEVEVKERKDRVDDAMHATRAAVEEGILPGGGVALLRALEALDGIKTANADQKAGIDIVRRAIRMPARQIVQNAGEDGSLVVGKLLEHQSYNWGFNAATGEYEDLVKAGVIDPAKVVRTALQDAASVASLLITTEALVAEKPKKAESAPAAPAMDF; from the coding sequence ATGGCTGCCAAGGACGTGAAGTTCGCAACCGAGGCCCGAGAGCGCATGCTGCGGGGCGTCGACACTCTGGCAAACGCGGTGAAGGTCACACTCGGTCCGAAGGGGCGTAACGTCGTGATCGAGAAATCGTTCGGTGCGCCGCGCATCACCAAAGATGGCGTAACCGTCGCCAAAGAGATCGAACTGGAAGACAAGTTCGAGAACATGGGCGCGCAGATGGTGCGCGAGGTCGCCTCAAAGACGAGCGATGCAGCCGGCGACGGGACCACGACGGCGACCGTGCTCGCTCAGGCCATCTTCAAGGAGGGCAGCAAATCCGTCGCCGCCGGCATGAACCCGATGGACCTGAAGCGGGGGATTGACCTCGCTGTCGAGGCCATCGTGACCGATCTGAAATCCCACGCCAAGAAAATCACCGCCAATGACGAGATCGCCCAGGTCGGCACAATCTCCGCCAATGGTGATACCGAGATCGGCCGCTTCCTGGCCGACGCCATGAACAAGGTCGGTAATGAAGGCGTGATCACCGTCGAGGAGGCCAAGAGCCTGCACACCGAGCTCGAAGTGGTCGAGGGCATGCAGTTCGACCGCGGCTACATCTCGCCCTACTTCGTCACGAACCCCGAGAAGATGCGCGTCGAACTCGAGGATCCCTACGTTCTGATTCACGAGAAGAAGCTGTCCGGCTTGCAGACCATGCTGCCGCTGTTGGAGCAGGTCGTCCAGTCCGGTAAGCCGCTCCTGATCATCGCGGAGGACATCGAAGGTGAAGCGCTTGCGACATTGGTCGTCAATAGACTGCGCGGCGGACTGAAGGTCGCGGCCGTCAAGGCACCTGGCTTCGGCGATCGTCGCAAGGCCATGCTGGAGGACATCGCGATCCTGACCGGCGGCAATGTCATCAGCGAGGACCTCGGCATCAAGCTGGAAAACGTCACAGTGAAGATGCTCGGGCGCGCCAAGAAGGTCGTCATTGACAAGGACAACACCACCATTGTCGAGGGCGCGGGCGCCAAGAAGGATATCGAGGCGCGCGCCCAGCAAATCAGGCTCCAGATCGAGGAGACGACCTCCGACTATGATCGCGAAAAGCTGCAAGAGCGCCTCGCCAAGCTTGCCGGAGGCGTCGCGGTGATCCGTGTCGGAGGTGCGACGGAGGTCGAAGTCAAGGAACGCAAAGACCGTGTCGACGATGCGATGCATGCTACGCGCGCGGCGGTGGAGGAGGGGATTCTCCCCGGAGGCGGGGTTGCCCTCCTGCGTGCCCTCGAAGCGCTCGACGGCATCAAGACCGCGAACGCCGACCAGAAGGCCGGCATCGACATCGTTCGTCGCGCCATCCGGATGCCGGCTCGGCAGATCGTGCAGAACGCCGGCGAAGACGGCTCACTGGTTGTCGGCAAGCTTCTGGAGCACCAGAGTTACAACTGGGGCTTCAACGCGGCAACTGGCGAGTACGAGGATCTGGTGAAAGCCGGTGTGATCGATCCCGCCAAGGTCGTGCGCACCGCCTTGCAGGACGCTGCGTCGGTGGCCTCGCTGCTGATCACCACCGAGGCACTCGTGGCCGAAAAGCCGAAGAAGGCTGAATCCGCTCCGGCAGCTCCCGCCATGGACTTCTGA
- the groES gene encoding co-chaperone GroES, with amino-acid sequence MHFRPLHDRVLVRRLDAEEKTAGGIIIPDTAKEKPQQGEIVATGPGARNEQGQLIQLDVKPGDHVLFGKWSGTEVKIDGEEFLIMKESDLLGVIDKAGAVKKAA; translated from the coding sequence ATGCATTTCCGTCCCTTGCACGATCGCGTGCTCGTGCGACGTCTCGACGCCGAAGAGAAAACCGCCGGCGGCATCATCATTCCAGACACAGCAAAGGAGAAGCCGCAGCAAGGCGAGATCGTCGCCACTGGCCCCGGTGCACGCAACGAACAAGGCCAGCTCATTCAACTCGACGTCAAGCCCGGTGACCACGTCCTGTTCGGAAAGTGGTCCGGTACAGAGGTCAAGATCGACGGCGAGGAATTCCTGATCATGAAGGAGAGCGACCTTCTGGGTGTCATCGACAAGGCAGGCGCCGTCAAGAAGGCAGCGTAG
- the rpoH gene encoding RNA polymerase sigma factor RpoH, with amino-acid sequence MSIKSALPAIHSEAGLSRYLQEIRSFPLLDASEEAMYARRLRDSGDREAAYRLVTSHLRLAAKIALKYRRYGLPIADLISEANVGLMLAVKRFDPEKGFRLATYAAWWIKASVQEFVLRSWSLVKLGTTAAQKKLFFNLRKLKRRLGAPDDGELSPEQVKQISEHLQVRESDVVEMNGRIRGDMTLNVQLSDEEGEQWQDRLADSSPDPETQLVETGDRERQKAALSEALSALSPRERTIVEARYMAEEQSTLDDLANTFGISRERIRQIEQRALKRIKTMMCVRLPDLEAASASAY; translated from the coding sequence ATGTCAATCAAGTCAGCCCTCCCTGCCATCCATTCGGAAGCCGGGTTGTCCCGGTATCTGCAAGAGATCCGTAGCTTCCCGCTGCTCGATGCATCCGAAGAAGCGATGTATGCAAGGCGTCTTCGGGATTCTGGGGATCGCGAAGCTGCCTACCGTCTGGTGACGAGCCATCTACGATTGGCCGCCAAGATCGCGCTGAAATATCGGCGCTATGGATTGCCTATCGCCGACCTCATCTCGGAAGCCAACGTCGGATTGATGCTGGCCGTCAAGCGGTTCGACCCTGAGAAGGGATTTCGCCTGGCGACCTATGCCGCTTGGTGGATCAAGGCGTCCGTGCAGGAGTTCGTCCTGAGATCGTGGTCACTCGTCAAGCTCGGCACAACTGCAGCGCAAAAAAAGCTGTTCTTCAACCTTCGAAAGTTGAAGAGACGCCTTGGTGCGCCGGACGATGGCGAGCTTTCGCCGGAGCAGGTGAAGCAGATCTCTGAACATCTTCAGGTTAGGGAAAGTGACGTCGTCGAGATGAACGGGCGGATCCGTGGCGATATGACGCTGAACGTTCAGCTCAGTGACGAAGAAGGCGAGCAATGGCAAGACAGGCTCGCCGATTCATCTCCTGATCCTGAAACCCAGCTTGTGGAGACCGGAGACCGTGAACGGCAGAAGGCCGCACTCTCGGAGGCGCTGAGTGCGCTCTCTCCGCGAGAACGCACCATCGTCGAAGCCCGTTACATGGCGGAAGAGCAAAGCACGCTTGACGATCTTGCCAATACCTTCGGGATTTCTCGTGAGCGTATCCGCCAGATCGAGCAGCGTGCGTTGAAGCGCATCAAGACGATGATGTGCGTACGCCTTCCGGATCTTGAGGCTGCTTCAGCAAGCGCATACTAG